From a region of the Asterias rubens unplaced genomic scaffold, eAstRub1.3, whole genome shotgun sequence genome:
- the LOC117305784 gene encoding trace amine-associated receptor 9-like codes for MDANSSDQFNPPYVTVPATDVYYSYAERQILAAITGTTAILGVTGNALIILAVLLSRKLRHTTNYFVLNLSVADFLTSLDLPLIVLSLLRGEWPLPDPICVGSAIVVLTCLTVSINCLTCVALNRYILITKPITVYRKIFTSRRTAIAIAFSWLFPLSVLLTAAGTGFIKLGFDPEFFVCTWIISQSNPGYYLVFFFTAMVAQFSAILWSYVCVFRHVRKHARAVGHMEDGPTASVAPQASRRIETDRPTESNAAPAARRERRHQNKLQIDVTKNLFFVVCVFTLCITPFGLSLVLQQHGRRLYPVGATILACNSCVNPIIYAAKHPQFRSVFKAILLCRFSEIPERVRFC; via the coding sequence ATGGATGCGAATTCCAGTGACCAGTTCAACCCACCCTACGTGACAGTgccagcgacagatgtatactACAGTTACGCGGAACGGCAGATTCTAGCCGCCATCACCGGTACAACGGCTATACTTGGCGTGACCGGTAACGCACTCATTATCCTAGCTGTGTTGTTGTCACGCAAGCTACGTCACACCacaaattacttcgttctcaaCCTCAGCGTAGCTGATTTCCTGACTAGTCTGGATCTGCCTCTGATAGTCTTGAGTCTCCTAAGGGGTGAGTGGCCGTTGCCAGACCCCATCTGCGTCGGATCGGCCATCGTAGTTCTGACCTGCTTAACGGTCAGCATCAACTGCCTGACGTGCGTCGCGTTGAACCGGTACATTCTGATTACAAAGCCAATTACCGTCTACCGTAAAATCTTCACGTCCCGACGGACGGCTATAGCAATAGCCTTCTCGTGGTTGTTCCCCCTAAGCGTTCTCCTGACCGCTGCAGGTACCGGCTTCATCAAACTCGGGTTCGACCCGGAGTTCTTCGTCTGCACCTGGATAATCTCACAATCGAACCCGGGTTACTACTTGGTGTTCTTCTTCACAGCGATGGTGGCTCAATTCAGTGCCATTCTGTGGAGCTATGTGTGTGTTTTCCGCCATGTTCGGAAGCACGCCCGTGCGGTCGGGCACATGGAGGACGGGCCTACCGCATCAGTGGCTCCCCAAGCAAGCCGACGGATTGAGACCGACCGCCCGACTGAGTCCAATGCCGCTCCCGCTGCCCGTCGGGAAAGGAGGCACCAGAACAAACTCCAAATCGACGTGACTAAAAACCTCTTCTTCGTGGTGTGTGTCTTCACTTTATGCATCACCCCCTTCGGGTTGAGCCTCGTTCTTCAGCAGCACGGACGGAGACTTTATCCCGTTGGGGCCACTATACTTGCCTGTAATAGTTGTGTGAATCCTATCATTTACGCGGCAAAACATCCGCAGTTTCGCTCGGTTTTCAAAGCCATTCTTCTCTGTAGATTTTCAGAGATCCCGGAAAGGGTGCGTTTTTGTTAG